In Ananas comosus cultivar F153 linkage group 10, ASM154086v1, whole genome shotgun sequence, the following proteins share a genomic window:
- the LOC109716423 gene encoding serine/threonine-protein kinase 38, which produces MESEMEDAAEERENGARERLETVAEEAAAAAAAAEEKVGSSLTMERVAAAKQFIENHYRAQMKNIQERKERRWFLERQLASSQVPKEEQINIIKDLERKETEFMRLKRHKICVDDFELLTIIGRGAFGEVRLCREKSSGNIYAMKKLKKSEMVSRGQVEHVRAERNLLAEVASHCIVKLYYSFQDAEFLYLIMEYLPGGDMMTLLMREDTLTENVARFYIAQSVLAIESIHKHNYIHRDIKPDNLLLDKNGYMKLSDFGLCKPIDFSRLSTLNEDEPITDENLRESMDIDGGFSDTNNSRWKSPHEQLQHWQINRRKLAFSTVGTPDYIAPEVLLKKGYGMECDWWSLGAIMYEMLVGYPPFYSDDPITTCRKIVHWRNHLKFPEESRLSPEAKDLICRLLCDVEHRIGSGGADQIKAHPWFKDVQWDKLYEMDAAFKPQVNDELDTQNFQKFDELDPPVRTGSGPSRKMLLNAKDLSFVGYTYKNFDAIKGRHQSFDMKRSASPRRPSIDSIFADSALDSSRRSSEGDADTHMVSSGDAMSP; this is translated from the exons atggAGAGCGAGATGGAGgatgcggcggaggagagggagaACGGGGCGCGGGAGCGGCTCGAgacggtggcggaggaggcggcggcggcggcggcggcggcggaggagaaggtggGGTCGAGCCTCACAATGGAGCGTGTCGCCGCCGCGAAGCAGTTCATCGAGAACCACTACAGGGCGCAGATGAAGAACATCCAGGAGCGGAAGGAGAG ACGTTGGTTTTTGGAGAGACAATTAGCCTCTTCCCAAGTTCCCAAGGAGGagcaaattaatataataaaggaTTTAGAGAGGAAGGAAACAGAGTTTATGCGACTTAAAAGGCACAAAATCTGCGTAGACGACTTTGAGCTACTCACCATTATTGGAAGAGGTGCTTTTGGGGAG GTCAGACTATGCCGGGAGAAATCCTCTGGCAATATTTATGCTATGAAAAAGTTGAAGAAATCAGAGATGGTTAGCAGGGGTCAG GTGGAACATGTTAGAGCTGAAAGGAATTTGCTTGCTGAAGTTGCTAGTCATTGCATTGtgaaattatactattcatTCCAAGATGCAGAGTTCCTTTACTTGATCATGGAATATCTTCCTGGAGGTGATATGATGACCCTTCTCATGAGAGAAGACACATTAACTGAAAACGTTGCTAGATTTTACATTGCCCAGAGTGTGCTAGCCATAGAATCCATTCATAAGCATAACTACATTCACAG AGATATTAAGCCTGACAATCTGTTATTGGACAAAAATGGTTACATGAAGCTCTCAGACTTTGGTTTATGCAAACCAATTGATTTTTCAAGACTCTCAACCTTGAATGAAGATGAACCCATTACTGATGAAAACCTTAGGGAGTCTATGGACATTGATGGTGGCTTTTCAGATACGAATAATAGTAGGTGGAAGAGCCCCCACGAACAGCTTCAGCACTGGCAGATAAACAGGAGAAAGCTG GCATTCTCTACTGTGGGTACACCAGACTATATTGCTCCAGAAGTATTACTGAAGAAAGGATATGGCATGGAGTGTGATTG GTGGTCTTTGGGTGCAATTATGTATGAAATGCTTGTTGGTTATCCACCATTTTACTCTGATGATCCCATTACCACATGCCGAAAG ATTGTGCACTGGAGAAACCACTTGAAATTTCCTGAAGAGTCAAGATTGTCCCCAGAGGCAAAGGATCTTATTTGCAGATTATTATGTGACGTCGAACACAGAATTGGCAGTGGAGGGGCAGATCAAATAAAG GCCCATCCTTGGTTCAAGGATGTTCAGTGGGATAAGCTTTATGAAATGGACGCTGCATTTAAGCCCCAAGTTAATGATGAACTGGATACACAGAATTTCCAAAAGTTTGATGAA TTGGATCCTCCAGTAAGGACTGGTTCTGGACCATCAAGGAAG ATGTTGCTAAATGCAAAAGATCTAAGCTTTGTCGGATACACATACAAGAACTTCGATGCCATTAAAGGCCGGCATCAGTCATTTG ATATGAAAAGAAGCGCATCACCAAGGCGGCCTTCAATTGATTCCATATTCG CGGACTCGGCATTGGACTCTTCTCGGAGATCTTCTGAAGGGGACGCAGACACTCACATGGTTTCATCAGGCGATGCGATGTCCCCATAA